A stretch of Aureispira sp. CCB-E DNA encodes these proteins:
- a CDS encoding XdhC family protein — protein sequence MKEVQLWKFVAQKINANQRVALMFVAESIGSSPGRQGHYMAVSEDASMYGTIGGGAMEYKQVEVCKKLLKTTTNTCTRQQLVHDKSDRSKWSGLSCSGEQTVLTFFLNREHKAFVEKIVWACTDEKDYHLVLAADNTLVVEEANAAAPKFEYTFSSIENWTYRFIINNQDRVYLIGGGHVGLALCRQLAWLNFKVVLIDNRADLPTEEYDEFISKKIITNYKKVANFVPSTKRDYIVIMSFSSALDTLILSQLIRKEACYIGMMASQVKVNRIRTILLEKGYSEADFERVKTPIGIPIKCKSPAEIAVSVAAEMIDIRNRIN from the coding sequence ATGAAAGAAGTACAATTATGGAAATTTGTTGCTCAAAAAATCAATGCCAATCAACGGGTTGCTCTAATGTTTGTTGCCGAAAGTATAGGGAGTAGCCCTGGGCGACAAGGACATTATATGGCGGTGAGTGAAGATGCTAGTATGTACGGAACAATAGGCGGTGGTGCTATGGAATACAAACAGGTAGAAGTATGCAAAAAATTATTAAAAACTACAACCAATACTTGTACTCGGCAGCAACTAGTCCATGATAAAAGTGATAGAAGTAAATGGTCGGGTCTGTCTTGTTCTGGTGAACAGACAGTCCTGACTTTCTTTTTGAATAGAGAACACAAGGCATTCGTTGAGAAAATAGTATGGGCTTGTACAGATGAAAAAGATTATCATTTGGTGTTGGCTGCTGATAATACGCTAGTTGTAGAAGAAGCGAATGCCGCAGCGCCTAAGTTTGAATATACTTTTAGTTCTATTGAAAATTGGACCTATCGTTTTATAATAAACAATCAAGATCGAGTCTATTTAATCGGAGGAGGGCATGTGGGCTTAGCATTGTGCCGTCAACTTGCGTGGCTTAATTTTAAGGTGGTCTTAATTGACAACCGAGCCGATTTGCCAACAGAGGAATATGACGAATTTATTTCTAAAAAAATTATAACCAACTATAAAAAAGTAGCTAATTTTGTTCCAAGTACAAAACGAGATTATATTGTCATTATGAGCTTTTCTAGTGCTTTAGATACATTGATATTGAGTCAGTTAATTCGAAAAGAGGCTTGTTATATTGGAATGATGGCAAGCCAAGTTAAAGTCAATCGAATTCGAACTATATTGCTAGAAAAAGGTTATTCAGAAGCAGATTTTGAGCGGGTCAAAACGCCAATAGGCATTCCTATCAAATGCAAAAGCCCAGCAGAAATTGCCGTGAGCGTAGCGGCAGAAATGATAGACATTAGAAATCGAATCAATTAG
- a CDS encoding DUF6986 family protein, whose product MKLSITPAQKSAVTNELSKHNLAFQQIYKGDRADRQPVHTVYGGANLFDATIVTKLQTKAISSLKYYAPNFCVLGRVLKLEGWEYLPTSTNEIQILQERLDNLPEVERKKEPHWLAYTVYNKLVAKLEHEPLEDFRIDFEDGFGNRSDEEEDATAARAAEEVAKGMQEGTLPPFIGIRIKPFSEDLKERGIRTLDIFISTLCAATGGQLPENFVVMLPKVTIEGQVEALVQLFEWLEAANGIAKGALKMEMMVETTQSIMGEEGRNPLMRFIRASKGRLIACHFGTYDYTASCSITAKYQTMDHPVCDFAHHMTKVALAHTGIWLSDGATNVMPVGPHRGEELSYAQLKENTEIVHRAWKMGYDHVRHSLWNGFYQGWDLHPAQFIARYAAVYAFFLESYSDAALRLKNFIDKAARATLTTDIFDDAATGQGLLNYFLKGMNSGAISEEEAMATGLTLEEIRSRSFLAILKGRRAQ is encoded by the coding sequence ATGAAATTATCAATAACCCCAGCACAAAAAAGTGCTGTTACCAACGAGTTAAGCAAACATAACCTTGCTTTTCAACAAATTTATAAAGGCGATCGAGCAGACCGACAACCAGTACATACTGTATATGGTGGTGCTAATCTTTTTGATGCAACAATTGTTACCAAATTACAAACCAAAGCTATCAGTAGTTTAAAATATTATGCACCTAATTTTTGTGTATTGGGTCGTGTGTTAAAACTGGAAGGTTGGGAATATTTGCCTACGAGTACTAATGAAATTCAAATTCTTCAAGAACGATTGGATAATTTGCCAGAGGTGGAACGAAAAAAAGAACCTCATTGGTTGGCTTATACCGTCTACAATAAGTTGGTTGCAAAATTAGAGCATGAGCCTTTAGAAGATTTTAGAATTGATTTTGAGGATGGTTTTGGTAATAGAAGTGACGAAGAGGAAGATGCAACAGCAGCTAGAGCGGCGGAAGAAGTTGCTAAAGGGATGCAAGAAGGAACCTTGCCGCCTTTTATTGGTATACGAATCAAGCCTTTTAGTGAAGATTTAAAAGAGAGAGGAATTCGCACCCTAGATATTTTTATTAGCACACTTTGCGCAGCAACGGGCGGGCAATTGCCTGAAAATTTTGTTGTAATGCTCCCAAAAGTAACCATTGAAGGACAAGTAGAAGCATTAGTGCAGTTGTTTGAATGGTTGGAGGCTGCTAATGGCATTGCTAAAGGGGCTTTAAAAATGGAAATGATGGTTGAGACAACGCAATCTATTATGGGAGAGGAAGGTCGAAATCCTTTAATGCGTTTTATCCGTGCTAGCAAAGGGCGTTTAATTGCCTGCCATTTTGGAACTTATGATTATACGGCTTCTTGTAGTATCACTGCTAAGTACCAAACAATGGATCATCCTGTTTGTGATTTTGCGCACCATATGACAAAAGTAGCCTTGGCACATACTGGAATTTGGTTGTCGGATGGAGCAACAAATGTAATGCCTGTAGGGCCTCATCGAGGAGAGGAGCTAAGTTATGCTCAATTAAAAGAAAATACAGAGATTGTACATCGTGCTTGGAAAATGGGCTATGACCATGTCCGTCATTCTCTTTGGAATGGATTTTATCAAGGATGGGATTTACACCCTGCGCAATTTATTGCTCGTTATGCGGCTGTTTATGCCTTTTTCTTGGAAAGTTATAGCGATGCAGCTTTGCGGTTGAAAAATTTTATTGATAAGGCAGCTAGAGCAACCTTGACAACAGATATTTTTGATGATGCGGCAACGGGGCAAGGCTTGTTGAATTATTTCTTGAAAGGAATGAATAGTGGTGCAATTTCAGAAGAGGAAGCAATGGCAACAGGACTGACACTAGAAGAGATTCGAAGTCGTTCTTTTTTAGCAATATTAAAAGGTCGCCGCGCTCAATAA
- the moaA gene encoding GTP 3',8-cyclase MoaA, which produces MIKDQHNRIHDYLRISLTERCNLRCFYCMPEEGVELAPKSHLMTYEEILSIATTFVEMGVKKIRLTGGEPLVRKDATIIIEALGALPVELAITTNGIIVDRFVAAFKKAGLKAVNISLDTLDRDKFALVTKRDDFQKVRQNIDLLLAEGFHVKINVVLMRAINFDEIIDFIELTKAQNLQIQFIEFMPFDGNQWDWKKGISLAEIVEKATNYYNENNILRIADKPNDTAVNYKVRGYQGSFAIISTITNPFCGTCNRIRLTANGRIKNCLFSTSETDLLTPFRAGEDIRPIILKSIQSKAPARGGWESLEAFSKPENHGQNRSMILIGG; this is translated from the coding sequence ATGATTAAGGACCAACATAATAGAATACATGATTATCTACGCATTTCTTTGACAGAGCGTTGTAATTTACGCTGTTTTTATTGCATGCCTGAGGAAGGAGTAGAGTTGGCTCCTAAGTCGCACTTGATGACTTATGAGGAAATTTTGTCAATTGCTACCACATTTGTCGAAATGGGCGTGAAAAAAATTCGCCTAACAGGTGGAGAACCATTAGTCCGCAAAGATGCCACTATTATTATAGAAGCACTCGGAGCACTCCCTGTAGAATTAGCAATTACAACAAACGGAATTATTGTAGATCGGTTTGTTGCGGCATTTAAAAAAGCAGGACTAAAGGCTGTTAACATTAGTTTGGATACATTGGATCGGGATAAATTTGCTTTGGTCACCAAGCGAGATGATTTTCAGAAAGTACGCCAAAATATTGATTTATTATTAGCAGAAGGCTTTCATGTAAAGATTAATGTTGTTTTGATGCGTGCCATTAATTTTGACGAAATTATTGATTTTATAGAATTGACCAAGGCTCAAAATTTACAAATTCAATTTATAGAGTTTATGCCCTTTGATGGAAATCAATGGGATTGGAAAAAAGGTATCTCGTTAGCAGAAATTGTAGAGAAAGCAACTAATTATTACAATGAAAACAATATCCTTCGGATAGCAGATAAACCCAACGATACTGCTGTTAACTATAAAGTACGAGGGTATCAAGGATCTTTTGCTATTATTAGTACAATTACAAATCCGTTTTGTGGTACGTGCAATCGAATCCGTTTAACAGCGAATGGACGAATTAAAAACTGCTTGTTTTCAACCAGCGAAACAGATTTATTAACGCCATTTCGAGCAGGGGAAGATATTCGACCAATTATTCTGAAAAGTATTCAGTCAAAAGCACCTGCTAGAGGTGGTTGGGAGAGTTTAGAAGCATTTTCTAAACCAGAAAATCATGGACAAAATCGCTCTATGATTTTGATTGGTGGCTAA